Proteins co-encoded in one Bacillus sp. 2205SS5-2 genomic window:
- a CDS encoding peptidoglycan-binding domain-containing protein, translating to MISVLGNGDSGKEVKDLQTNLIEAGYSLPKYGVDEEFGDETEGAVRKFQLQQKLLVDGLAGPQTLTKLKEVLSSKQGISYPLPDTTFGLGDEGEGVRNIQRALKSMGIDSTYIDGIYGSLTEAAVRKFQTRFEELDNDGVFGRKTKLILERELN from the coding sequence ATCATTTCAGTATTAGGTAATGGAGACTCAGGCAAAGAGGTTAAGGATTTACAAACCAATCTTATTGAAGCTGGTTACTCGCTCCCCAAATATGGAGTTGATGAAGAATTTGGAGATGAAACTGAAGGAGCGGTACGAAAGTTTCAGCTTCAGCAAAAATTACTTGTTGATGGACTGGCCGGACCTCAAACATTAACGAAGCTTAAGGAAGTCCTTTCATCCAAACAGGGCATATCTTATCCACTGCCTGATACTACTTTTGGATTAGGCGACGAAGGAGAAGGAGTGAGAAACATCCAAAGAGCTCTGAAATCCATGGGCATTGATTCCACATATATTGATGGAATCTATGGTTCACTGACAGAAGCTGCTGTTCGAAAATTCCAAACAAGATTTGAAGAGCTCGATAATGACGGGGTTTTTGGTCGTAAAACTAAATTAATTTTGGAAAGGGAATTGAATTGA